Part of the Paramisgurnus dabryanus chromosome 21, PD_genome_1.1, whole genome shotgun sequence genome, gacagacagacagacagcgagTCGAGATGTGAAGAACAGATCTTCTCTCTTAAAGAGGTATTTAtatgtcattcattcattcaattcatttcaatgtatttatttttcagaaTGTCTGTGACCGTCGTTTGTTACCTGAAGTGTTTTAAAGCATCTAACATCACTCACTCAGATACTGGACTTGTTTTCTTACATAAATTCAGATTTTGGGAATGCTGAGATTACCCAGGTGAAATAGTAGTAcacttaaagtgctctatttttgcacactaattttgtacttaatatactaacattcttctttagtacttcttaagataatcttaaaaacatgTACGTGTACATCTCTGTGCTATTTTAAAACACtgtgaatatgaactaaaatgtgctaaaaatgtatttaaaacatgtatttatgtaccacttgtagtaaacttgaactttgtataaaagtgtCTGATTTAAAgtcatgtgtgtgtttaatgtTGTTGGTCTGTTGTGTAGGCCATTGCTTGTACACAGTCAGACTGTCGCTGTGAATGTTTTCAGCCTGGACGACATCAAATCAGATCATGTGATCGCTGTTCTCATGGCTGGGTCACACACGGTATGAAACACACCATTATAGATATTTATCAATATAATCCACCTCGTCCATCAGTCCTAATGTCTGTGGCAGACAGATGTAATATATTACTGTCATTGTCTGTCATTTTGTGGATACATTTCATACATGATATTTAGCTGTatttatctgtgtgtgtgttttcagcTGTCAGTAAGGTGTGCGGTCAGACCGTTGTGTATTCAGGACAGGTAGAGATTGTTGACATTCATGTGGTGTTTGACATCAGCAGTCTGATTCTCTATGGGACTCAGGCTCTTCCAGTACAGATGAAGATCCTGTTGGATCGTTTGTTCAGtgttctcacacacacacaggttctCAACATCATACACACATTAGGTTGGACATTGAGGGATTACATCAGAGGATACAAGCTAcaggtaaacacacacataaattcATCATTACTTTGCTATAAACTTCTTATTCTATCTGTAATATTCAATCATTATGTTGTTGTTTAGGACTCTACAGGGAAGGTTCTGGATGGCTGGGTGACCATGAGCCCTGAAGACGAGCTCATCACCTTACAGCAGTTTTTACGCTTTGGTGAAACCAGATCAATCGTTCAGCTGATGGTTGAAGAGCAGCGAGTCTCAGAAATCAAAGGTGCCAGTGACGCGTGTGTGAGCACAGATCAGCGCAGTACATCGTTTACAGAAAGACTTCACTTTGAAAATCTCTTCGATGTGTTTCTGCAACCCTTTAACTACACCAGTCcatctcttcctcctcatcatcatcatcctgtAAAACAACTACAACACCTCAGACTGGAACCGAGACGTGACACAGATGAGATGAGCACACAAGTCGGAGGAGAGAAGAAACCAAAAATCCTAACCAGAGGAGGAAACTCAGTGCAAACCTCTGACGGACCGTTACAACTGTACAGAGAAACCATTAAACCCTCAACAAGACCACTGAAGAGTTTTCATGATAAACAGCAGGTCGGTGATGTCAATACTCAAGTTAAATTAGTGGAGGTCCCAGACTCCTCTTCTTCAGGGGCACGGGAACGTCGTCACGGATCGTCCTTTGGCAAGGGTCGCGTGAGCTGCTGTGCGTGCGCAAAGACGTTTTACGATAAAGGAACATTGAAGATCCATTTTAACGCCGTGCACTTGAAGATCAAACATCGCTGTACGATCGAGGGCTGCAACATGATGTTCAGCTCACTGCGCAGCCGAAACAGGCACAGCGCAAACCCAAACCCACGACTGCACTCGTCTCAGCATCTGAATCCCCGGTTGACCACGCGGTCTTGCTATGTCGGCCGCAGCACATTCAAAATGTGTGTCGCTCAACCCATCCCAGATACCCCATCACCTGTACTACCTGAACGCAAGATACCGTTGCCATCACGCCCCTGTGTTGCTATGGCAACCAACCATCAAAACAGCAAGTTTTCAAACATCTTTGAAACTCACACTTATTCCGGCTCAGGAGGAGGGGCTAGACGTAATCgtacagccaatgagagagaTTTAGATCACGTAAGAATTACCGTGCCCAAAAAGAATCCACGTAAGTCCAGCACGCCGCTGAAGTTTAAGAGAGAAAGTAccaatgatgatgatgaagccAGCAAAGTAAAACTCACAAGGAATCAGATGATACGCTGTCGTAACACCGATGGTGTCACGCTGTTGCCAAGACAATCTGTCAGCCGTCTCCATAGTAGCACACATTATACTACTAACAGTCAGATCTGGTGCAGCATATCAGAGGATGAAGATTACAGTGAGGTTCT contains:
- the LOC135764981 gene encoding zinc finger protein basonuclin-2, which encodes MKDQSEVLQKIPAEVMGEWTPTLRQEVISSHCFIYMLIQTDSESRCEEQIFSLKEAIACTQSDCRCECFQPGRHQIRSCDRCSHGWVTHAVSKVCGQTVVYSGQVEIVDIHVVFDISSLILYGTQALPVQMKILLDRLFSVLTHTQVLNIIHTLGWTLRDYIRGYKLQDSTGKVLDGWVTMSPEDELITLQQFLRFGETRSIVQLMVEEQRVSEIKGASDACVSTDQRSTSFTERLHFENLFDVFLQPFNYTSPSLPPHHHHPVKQLQHLRLEPRRDTDEMSTQVGGEKKPKILTRGGNSVQTSDGPLQLYRETIKPSTRPLKSFHDKQQVGDVNTQVKLVEVPDSSSSGARERRHGSSFGKGRVSCCACAKTFYDKGTLKIHFNAVHLKIKHRCTIEGCNMMFSSLRSRNRHSANPNPRLHSSQHLNPRLTTRSCYVGRSTFKMCVAQPIPDTPSPVLPERKIPLPSRPCVAMATNHQNSKFSNIFETHTYSGSGGGARRNRTANERDLDHVRITVPKKNPRKSSTPLKFKRESTNDDDEASKVKLTRNQMIRCRNTDGVTLLPRQSVSRLHSSTHYTTNSQIWCSISEDEDYSEVLSSISNSHKQHHSKHLHKTPGSDYYGNHSNNEK